In a genomic window of Candidatus Neomarinimicrobiota bacterium:
- the recA gene encoding recombinase RecA: protein MSAAQGKSKDKDKAIELAVSQIERQFGAGAVMRMGEDQMNLAVEAISTGALSLDAALGVGGVPRGRIIEIYGPESSGKTTLALHIVANAQKSGGYAAFVDAEHALDPKYASQLGVDVKNLLISQPDSGEQALEITETLVRSNALDVIVIDSVAALVPRAELEGEMGDSHMGLHARLMSQALRKLTGAVSKSNTSVIFINQIREKIGVMFGSPETTTGGRALKFYASVRMDIRRIGSLKDGQDNIGNRVRVKVVKNKMAPPFRETELDIMFGHGFSFEGDILDLALQANLVQKSGSWFSYGEDRLGQGKENVKNFFIENPDLMAKLVGEVRLFLGMEPVEKKSE, encoded by the coding sequence ATGAGTGCTGCTCAGGGAAAATCAAAAGACAAAGATAAAGCGATAGAACTAGCTGTTTCCCAGATTGAACGACAATTTGGTGCAGGGGCAGTCATGAGGATGGGTGAAGACCAGATGAACCTGGCGGTAGAAGCCATCTCCACTGGAGCGCTTTCATTGGATGCAGCTCTTGGAGTTGGTGGTGTACCTCGTGGAAGAATCATTGAAATCTATGGACCGGAATCATCAGGAAAAACTACCCTGGCTCTTCACATTGTAGCCAATGCTCAGAAAAGCGGAGGCTATGCTGCCTTTGTTGATGCTGAGCATGCGCTTGATCCCAAATATGCCAGCCAACTCGGTGTTGATGTCAAGAATTTACTAATTTCACAGCCCGATTCAGGTGAACAGGCATTGGAAATTACTGAAACACTGGTTCGGAGTAATGCGCTGGATGTGATAGTTATTGATTCAGTCGCTGCCCTGGTTCCACGTGCTGAACTGGAAGGGGAAATGGGAGACAGCCACATGGGTCTCCATGCTCGTCTCATGTCTCAGGCACTGAGGAAATTGACAGGAGCAGTCTCAAAGTCTAACACTTCAGTTATTTTTATCAATCAAATCCGTGAGAAAATTGGCGTTATGTTTGGAAGTCCCGAAACGACTACAGGTGGAAGAGCACTAAAATTTTACGCTTCAGTTAGAATGGATATCCGGAGAATAGGATCCTTGAAAGATGGCCAGGACAATATTGGTAATCGCGTTCGCGTGAAGGTTGTTAAGAATAAGATGGCACCTCCGTTCCGTGAAACTGAATTGGATATCATGTTTGGGCATGGATTTTCGTTTGAAGGTGACATCCTAGATCTTGCTTTACAGGCCAATCTGGTTCAAAAGAGTGGTTCGTGGTTTAGCTATGGTGAAGATCGTCTGGGGCAGGGGAAAGAGAATGTTAAAAATTTCTTTATCGAAAACCCGGATCTTATGGCAAAACTCGTTGGTGAAGTTCGCCTATTCCTGGGCATG
- the thpR gene encoding RNA 2',3'-cyclic phosphodiesterase — translation MSEIRTFLAFPIPKEIKGYFKNMLEPIINKEDKINWVKRENIHITLNYLGETDSEKIEEHARHIESVVQAFPAFKLGTTDTGIYPHANEPRVLWVGSAPYDITLSSFKQKLDIELTRLGYRLDKRQFQPHITLARVKTISRKSSFIHKFLTTEVREFNFEVDTVLWMKSTLTPTGAEYEELKSFKFNSGGQ, via the coding sequence ATGAGCGAAATAAGAACTTTTCTCGCTTTCCCCATTCCCAAAGAAATCAAGGGATACTTTAAAAATATGCTTGAACCCATTATTAATAAAGAGGATAAAATTAATTGGGTCAAACGGGAAAATATTCATATCACACTTAATTATCTTGGCGAAACTGACTCAGAAAAAATTGAAGAGCATGCCAGACACATTGAGTCTGTGGTGCAAGCGTTTCCTGCTTTTAAACTGGGGACCACAGATACAGGGATATATCCCCATGCTAATGAACCAAGGGTGTTATGGGTTGGTTCAGCACCTTATGATATCACACTAAGTTCATTTAAACAAAAACTGGATATAGAATTAACCCGATTGGGTTATAGACTTGATAAACGTCAATTTCAACCACATATTACGCTCGCTCGCGTCAAAACAATCTCACGCAAAAGCTCCTTTATCCATAAATTTCTGACTACTGAAGTTCGTGAATTTAATTTTGAAGTTGATACAGTGTTATGGATGAAGAGTACATTGACGCCGACAGGTGCAGAGTATGAAGAATTGAAATCATTTAAATTTAATAGTGGAGGTCAGTAA
- a CDS encoding competence/damage-inducible protein A, which yields MKHLKAITISVGDELLSGKTLDSNNAFISRELDLIGIPVIKKMIIGDVAQDIMDSLDWAFSQADVVTLTGGLGPTHDDITKSVLCDYFHVGLKLYPDLLENLKDRFARRGFKFSESNASQAEYPENAALLENPFGTAQGMHIQHEGKHLFVMAGVPREMEVVTSGQIIPILSKLTQKSISKVDIHSIGVPESTLYELSKPVLDDYSDLKIAYLPKEGMVTIRVSFPSKSSAADQKLVDEIYSKLRSLKPKNIYGRDEELLPILIGKLLKEQKATVATAESCTGGLVASLITDVSGSSEYFQTGFVTYANETKMSMLGVLEETLVQHGAVSEATVSEMLDGTLKKSGADYAIAISGVAGPTGGTEEKPVGTVYIGVADRGHQNIKRFQFGKNRILNKEMSAFSSLNLLRLLIEEANS from the coding sequence ATGAAGCATTTAAAGGCTATTACAATTTCTGTTGGCGATGAATTATTGTCCGGGAAAACCCTGGATTCCAATAATGCCTTCATTTCAAGAGAATTGGATCTGATTGGGATTCCGGTCATCAAGAAAATGATCATTGGGGATGTAGCCCAAGACATCATGGATTCACTGGACTGGGCCTTTTCTCAAGCAGATGTGGTAACCCTGACCGGTGGTCTGGGACCAACCCATGATGATATCACCAAATCGGTTCTATGTGACTATTTCCATGTGGGATTGAAGCTATATCCAGATTTATTGGAGAATCTAAAAGACCGCTTCGCCCGTAGAGGATTCAAGTTTTCAGAGTCGAATGCCTCACAGGCCGAATATCCTGAAAATGCAGCACTGCTGGAGAACCCCTTTGGGACTGCCCAGGGCATGCACATCCAGCATGAGGGGAAGCATTTGTTTGTGATGGCAGGTGTACCCAGGGAAATGGAGGTTGTAACTTCAGGCCAGATCATTCCCATTCTCTCAAAATTAACTCAGAAGTCCATTTCCAAAGTCGATATCCACTCAATTGGGGTACCCGAATCTACGCTTTATGAGTTGAGCAAGCCTGTCCTGGATGATTATTCCGATCTTAAAATTGCGTATTTACCCAAAGAGGGCATGGTTACTATACGGGTTTCTTTCCCTTCGAAATCATCTGCTGCTGACCAGAAGCTCGTTGATGAGATTTACAGCAAACTTCGTAGCCTGAAGCCCAAAAATATTTATGGACGAGATGAAGAATTGCTTCCCATTCTCATCGGCAAGCTCCTCAAGGAGCAAAAAGCCACTGTAGCAACAGCTGAGTCATGTACAGGTGGACTGGTTGCCAGCCTCATTACCGATGTCAGTGGCAGTAGTGAGTATTTTCAAACAGGATTTGTGACTTATGCCAATGAGACAAAAATGTCCATGCTGGGAGTATTAGAAGAGACGCTTGTTCAGCATGGTGCTGTTAGCGAGGCAACTGTCTCTGAGATGCTTGATGGGACCTTGAAAAAAAGTGGCGCTGATTACGCAATTGCCATATCGGGCGTGGCTGGACCCACAGGGGGAACAGAAGAAAAACCAGTTGGAACCGTATATATTGGCGTTGCTGATAGGGGACATCAAAACATTAAACGCTTCCAATTTGGGAAGAATCGTATCCTGAATAAAGAAATGAGCGCCTTTTCATCCCTTAATCTATTGCGACTTCTGATCGAGGAAGCAAATTCATGA
- a CDS encoding phosphatidylglycerophosphatase A, giving the protein MIRVLRGFTSVGYVGLIPGAPGTYGSLVTLPIAYFWSILVTNNPFITFGLIAVITLLGVIASNKVGAFLGVEDPGEIVIDELVGQWIAVLAIPAHWGFWLAAFILFRVFDIWKPWLIDKSQQLPRGIGVMMDDVLAGLLTLAIIQGAAALL; this is encoded by the coding sequence ATGATTCGAGTTTTACGCGGCTTTACCTCAGTTGGATATGTAGGTCTTATACCAGGCGCTCCGGGTACATATGGGTCACTGGTAACCCTTCCCATTGCCTATTTCTGGAGCATACTGGTTACAAATAATCCGTTTATAACATTTGGGCTTATCGCCGTTATAACTTTGTTGGGTGTCATTGCCTCAAACAAGGTGGGTGCATTTCTGGGTGTTGAAGATCCAGGAGAAATTGTTATTGATGAATTGGTCGGACAATGGATAGCTGTGCTTGCCATCCCGGCACATTGGGGTTTCTGGTTGGCTGCATTCATTCTTTTTAGAGTTTTTGATATCTGGAAACCCTGGCTCATTGATAAATCTCAGCAGTTACCTCGTGGTATTGGTGTCATGATGGATGATGTTTTAGCTGGATTGCTGACCCTGGCCATTATTCAAGGGGCAGCTGCACTTTTATGA
- the pgsA gene encoding CDP-diacylglycerol--glycerol-3-phosphate 3-phosphatidyltransferase gives MPNILTIFRIVVTPLIVWLLIGFDGLALHALALVLFLIASLTDLFDGILARKLQVVTEFGKFMDPLADKILVNSTFITLNILEVMPIWITAVIILRDGLVTLLRWGMLANGASMNTSRLAKLKTTFQYISMYVGLIFILLGHFQELDTIVAWVEEWFVTETIFTLTGLVTAYTGFNYLWINRAFIKNLFTESE, from the coding sequence TTGCCAAACATTCTGACTATTTTTCGAATTGTCGTTACACCCCTCATCGTATGGCTGCTCATAGGGTTTGATGGGTTAGCGCTCCACGCCTTGGCTCTGGTATTATTTCTCATCGCCTCACTTACCGACCTTTTTGATGGAATACTGGCCCGTAAACTCCAGGTAGTTACCGAGTTTGGGAAATTTATGGATCCTCTTGCAGACAAAATTTTGGTAAATAGTACCTTCATCACTCTCAATATTTTGGAAGTCATGCCAATCTGGATTACCGCTGTAATCATCCTGAGAGATGGTCTTGTTACACTATTACGATGGGGCATGTTGGCCAATGGGGCTTCGATGAATACCAGCCGTCTGGCCAAATTGAAAACAACCTTTCAATATATTTCCATGTATGTGGGATTAATCTTTATTCTCCTTGGCCATTTTCAAGAACTTGATACAATAGTTGCCTGGGTTGAAGAATGGTTTGTCACAGAGACTATTTTTACACTTACAGGTCTTGTAACTGCCTATACCGGTTTCAATTACTTATGGATAAATCGCGCTTTCATTAAAAATCTCTTTACGGAAAGCGAATGA
- the recR gene encoding recombination protein RecR: MLPDSLERITEQFSRFPGIGKKTAQRMAFQLIEWNTEDVHRLGDVIIQSSEKLRQCSICNLITEADPCPVCLDTRRDESILCVVEDSKDVVAIEETSRFSGKYHILGGVLSPLEGIGPDQLNIRTLLTRLEGVTELVIAMNPSVEGETTSLYLARLLQEKDIKVTRLARGIPSGGDLEYIDGITLGRALDDRHELT, from the coding sequence ATTCTTCCTGATAGTCTGGAGCGCATTACTGAGCAGTTCTCACGATTCCCTGGAATCGGCAAGAAAACTGCGCAAAGAATGGCTTTTCAGCTGATTGAGTGGAACACCGAAGATGTTCACCGCCTAGGTGATGTAATCATCCAGAGTAGTGAAAAATTGCGCCAGTGCTCCATTTGCAATCTGATTACAGAGGCCGATCCATGCCCGGTTTGTCTTGATACGCGGAGGGATGAATCTATACTCTGCGTAGTCGAGGATTCTAAGGATGTGGTTGCCATTGAAGAAACAAGTCGTTTCAGCGGGAAATACCATATTCTGGGGGGTGTCCTTTCACCTCTTGAAGGGATAGGACCAGATCAGTTAAATATTAGGACCCTGCTCACACGCCTGGAAGGTGTCACTGAATTAGTCATAGCAATGAATCCCAGTGTTGAAGGGGAGACAACTTCCTTGTATTTAGCTAGACTATTACAGGAAAAAGATATAAAAGTGACCCGTTTGGCAAGAGGAATTCCCAGCGGGGGTGATCTTGAGTATATTGACGGCATAACTTTAGGGAGAGCTCTGGACGACAGACACGAATTAACATGA
- a CDS encoding YbaB/EbfC family nucleoid-associated protein encodes MPKGGMGNLLKQAQKMQKEMEIAQNELAAIEVEGSAGGGMVNVKANAKMQILSIKIEPDVLEDDVDMVEDLVLAAVNQALTNAQDAANSRMSQVTGGMMGGMGGLNIPGLG; translated from the coding sequence ATGCCAAAAGGCGGAATGGGTAACCTTTTAAAACAAGCCCAGAAGATGCAAAAAGAAATGGAAATCGCTCAGAACGAGCTGGCTGCCATTGAAGTAGAAGGCTCTGCCGGAGGTGGTATGGTCAACGTGAAAGCCAACGCCAAGATGCAGATATTATCCATCAAAATCGAGCCAGATGTTCTGGAAGATGATGTGGATATGGTTGAGGATCTTGTGCTCGCCGCAGTGAACCAAGCTCTGACAAATGCCCAGGATGCAGCCAACTCAAGAATGTCACAGGTTACTGGCGGTATGATGGGTGGAATGGGTGGACTCAATATTCCCGGACTTGGATGA
- the dnaX gene encoding DNA polymerase III subunit gamma/tau, with the protein MPEQESAYIVSSLKYRPQTFEDVVGQDHVSRTLRNALVRHRLANGYIFTGPRGVGKTTCARILAKAINCENPNDGNPCNTCKHCVEITGGRSLDVQEVDGASTRGIDAIRELREVVKYPPTNSNYRVYIIDEVHMLTKEAFNALLKTLEEPPPQVLFIFATTEPQKVPITILSRCQRYDFRMISTETMVARLKMISDKEGISITEEGLALISRKAAGSLRDSLSLLDQVSAFAEDEASIDLVRRVLGVLDATIYFELMHNVASQSAENLVNQANMLFSRGISISEFLHGLSEHVRNLLIVKVAGITDYLDVSDTDAKALQEQASYLEERDLLRMQNIVLETIREQRFVSNQLVSVELMLLKLARSTRALDLDAILSGKSTPAPAIPKAVPSNLSPPSDKGDLAPKKAAPLLKPTPTPEPEIAPVTPDVVKPEPVVEAVSITEQVPPAEPEKAEEIIPEPTPEPIPEAEEILVSESNPPEADEPSEIKIEELLQNWEKFIESLGKISQSTSAFMSEGTPASFEKGCLTVSFAPEQKYHIQTLSKNTDDIHKIASEVFGTKMTILLLEENGRKPKQRKEDEILAHPTSQHLLDIFDGEIIDE; encoded by the coding sequence GTGCCTGAGCAAGAATCTGCATATATCGTTTCCTCGCTAAAATATCGTCCCCAGACATTTGAGGATGTGGTTGGTCAGGATCATGTTTCCAGAACACTGAGAAATGCACTTGTCAGGCATAGACTGGCCAATGGTTATATTTTTACTGGCCCCAGAGGTGTTGGTAAAACAACGTGCGCTCGAATTTTGGCCAAGGCAATCAATTGTGAAAATCCCAACGATGGCAACCCCTGCAATACCTGTAAACACTGTGTAGAAATCACAGGTGGCCGAAGTCTGGACGTCCAGGAAGTTGACGGCGCTTCAACGCGGGGTATTGATGCCATTAGAGAATTGCGAGAGGTTGTAAAATATCCACCTACTAATTCCAATTATCGTGTCTATATCATTGATGAAGTACACATGCTCACAAAAGAAGCCTTTAACGCGCTTCTAAAAACGCTTGAAGAACCACCACCACAAGTTCTTTTCATATTTGCTACTACAGAGCCCCAGAAAGTTCCTATCACCATTCTTTCACGCTGTCAACGCTATGATTTTCGTATGATTTCTACTGAAACCATGGTGGCACGTCTGAAAATGATCAGTGACAAAGAGGGTATTTCAATTACTGAAGAAGGTCTGGCACTTATTTCCCGCAAAGCAGCAGGTAGTTTACGCGATTCGCTGAGTCTGCTGGATCAGGTGTCAGCATTTGCTGAAGATGAGGCTTCAATTGATCTGGTGAGAAGAGTACTGGGTGTGCTGGATGCCACTATATATTTTGAATTAATGCATAATGTGGCCAGTCAGTCTGCTGAAAACCTTGTGAATCAGGCAAATATGCTATTCTCCAGAGGGATAAGTATTTCTGAATTTCTCCATGGGCTCAGTGAGCATGTTAGAAATCTTCTCATTGTTAAAGTAGCTGGAATCACTGATTATCTTGATGTTTCTGATACAGATGCCAAAGCCCTGCAGGAACAGGCAAGCTATCTTGAAGAACGTGATCTCCTGCGCATGCAAAACATTGTGCTTGAGACCATCAGAGAACAACGATTTGTGAGCAATCAACTGGTTTCTGTAGAGCTCATGCTCCTGAAACTTGCCAGAAGTACTCGGGCTCTGGACCTGGATGCAATTCTCTCTGGGAAAAGCACCCCGGCACCTGCCATTCCAAAGGCTGTTCCTTCAAATTTATCTCCTCCCTCTGACAAAGGTGATTTAGCTCCAAAGAAGGCCGCACCGCTACTGAAGCCAACACCCACTCCTGAACCTGAGATCGCACCTGTAACGCCTGACGTGGTTAAACCTGAACCAGTTGTGGAAGCGGTCAGCATAACGGAACAAGTACCTCCGGCAGAACCAGAGAAAGCTGAAGAAATTATACCTGAACCAACTCCTGAGCCAATTCCTGAAGCTGAAGAAATACTGGTATCCGAAAGCAATCCGCCAGAAGCTGATGAACCCAGTGAGATAAAAATTGAAGAACTCCTCCAAAATTGGGAGAAATTTATTGAAAGTCTGGGTAAAATCAGTCAATCGACAAGCGCATTTATGAGTGAGGGGACACCAGCAAGTTTTGAGAAGGGCTGTCTGACCGTCTCATTTGCTCCAGAACAAAAATACCATATTCAGACCTTGAGTAAAAATACTGATGACATTCATAAAATTGCTTCAGAAGTATTCGGAACAAAAATGACTATTCTGCTATTAGAGGAGAATGGTCGTAAACCTAAACAACGCAAAGAAGACGAAATTCTGGCTCATCCAACATCTCAGCATCTCCTGGACATATTTGATGGTGAGATCATTGATGAGTAG
- a CDS encoding M18 family aminopeptidase yields the protein MSKSTITELISYINQSVTAYHAVLTAEAALKSNGFIQLDEQDVWDLKPNQKYYVIRSQSALAAWQMGSGDRSGVRLVGAHTDSPGLHLKPKAQYSKSGYVQLGVEVYGGPLLASWTDRDLSLAGRVILKQGGKLKVVPFKSDKVLLRIPQLAIHLNREVNELGLKLNKQTHMPPILALESTDGKSVDTGLIEGLIADTLKVKSDEIASWQLECYDTQTANLSGLNDEFIVSGRIDNLTMCHASVQALTSNAFISPQTAMIALFDNEEIGSSTENGAASGFIRDIITRVVSPNESNHMTQRALANSACISADGAHAIHPNYAEFHDPQHAVKMNQGPVIKRNANHRYATSAFTSAIFEQLCKDVDVPVQHYVHKTDLPCGSTIGPITATGLGIPVVDVGNAMLSMHSIRETAGVKDHEMMVKVLERFFTKPDLISVS from the coding sequence ATGAGTAAATCTACAATTACAGAGCTAATAAGTTATATAAATCAAAGCGTCACTGCCTACCATGCAGTATTGACAGCTGAGGCAGCCCTCAAATCAAATGGATTTATTCAACTTGATGAGCAAGATGTCTGGGACTTAAAACCCAATCAGAAATACTATGTTATCAGAAGTCAATCCGCCCTGGCAGCATGGCAAATGGGGAGCGGAGACAGGTCAGGTGTACGTCTGGTTGGTGCCCACACCGATTCTCCAGGGCTTCATCTAAAACCTAAAGCTCAATATTCTAAGAGCGGCTATGTTCAGCTTGGGGTTGAGGTCTATGGTGGACCACTTCTGGCAAGTTGGACAGATCGCGATCTTTCTCTGGCTGGTCGAGTTATTCTGAAGCAAGGGGGGAAACTCAAAGTTGTGCCCTTCAAATCCGATAAAGTCTTGCTCAGAATCCCTCAACTGGCAATTCATTTGAATCGAGAAGTGAATGAACTTGGGTTAAAGCTCAACAAGCAAACCCACATGCCACCGATTCTGGCGCTTGAAAGTACAGATGGCAAATCAGTCGATACCGGATTGATCGAAGGTCTTATTGCTGATACCTTGAAAGTTAAAAGTGATGAAATCGCCAGCTGGCAACTGGAATGTTATGACACCCAGACTGCCAATCTTAGTGGTTTAAATGATGAATTCATTGTGAGTGGGAGAATAGACAATCTCACCATGTGCCATGCATCTGTCCAGGCGCTAACTTCAAACGCGTTTATATCTCCGCAAACTGCCATGATTGCCCTGTTTGACAATGAGGAGATAGGCAGCTCAACTGAGAACGGTGCAGCCTCAGGCTTTATCAGGGATATTATCACCCGGGTGGTGAGTCCAAATGAATCAAATCATATGACTCAAAGGGCTCTGGCAAATAGCGCCTGTATCTCAGCGGATGGCGCTCATGCCATTCATCCAAACTATGCCGAGTTTCATGACCCCCAGCATGCAGTGAAAATGAATCAGGGTCCGGTTATTAAGAGGAATGCAAACCACCGCTATGCCACCAGTGCCTTTACCTCAGCCATCTTTGAACAGTTATGTAAAGATGTGGATGTTCCTGTCCAGCATTACGTTCATAAAACCGATTTACCCTGTGGATCTACAATTGGTCCCATCACAGCAACTGGATTGGGTATACCCGTCGTTGATGTTGGTAATGCCATGCTATCCATGCATTCAATTCGAGAAACAGCTGGGGTGAAAGATCATGAAATGATGGTTAAAGTGCTGGAGAGGTTTTTCACCAAGCCAGATTTAATCTCAGTATCATAA
- the tnpA gene encoding IS200/IS605 family transposase, with protein sequence MAGTYSQLYIQIVFAVKGRKNMLHKPWRSELFKYMDGIINGKGQKAFIVNGVSDHVHLLIGLKPSMAISDLVRDVKNNSTNFINSQKYTRGKFSWQAGYGAFSYGKSQLNNVYKYVLNQEKHHSKKSFREEYHEFLRKYEIEHEDKYLFQWIEECHPFGVQ encoded by the coding sequence GTGGCCGGTACCTATTCGCAATTATATATTCAAATTGTTTTCGCTGTGAAGGGACGAAAGAATATGCTTCACAAGCCTTGGAGATCTGAATTATTTAAATACATGGATGGGATCATCAATGGCAAAGGTCAAAAAGCATTCATTGTGAACGGTGTTTCCGACCATGTTCACCTATTGATTGGATTAAAACCTTCCATGGCCATATCAGATTTGGTACGGGATGTGAAAAATAACTCAACAAACTTCATCAATAGTCAAAAATATACCAGAGGAAAATTTTCATGGCAAGCCGGATATGGTGCCTTTTCATATGGTAAATCTCAACTTAATAACGTGTATAAATATGTACTCAATCAGGAAAAACATCACTCAAAAAAATCCTTTCGAGAAGAATATCATGAGTTTTTGAGGAAATATGAAATTGAACATGAAGATAAATATTTATTCCAATGGATAGAGGAATGTCACCCCTTCGGGGTTCAATAA
- the dprA gene encoding DNA-protecting protein DprA: MNKKLFNIIRVLSIPGVGPRKTLDLISEFGSLENIFSVGYKELTRIPGIKDKIARSILSEPDEALIAGQTKLIDKFQVQLITLWDDAYPEQLKQIYDPPIALFCRGNIDLLASDSIGVVGTRTPSAYGKQISKEFSRDLSQRGLTVVSGAAKGVDTYAHEACLKAGGHTIAVLGNGVDRTYPAENRPLFDEIQEKGLLISEFLMGSKPDAQNFPRRNRIISGLSMGTIVIEAAERSGSLITAYFALDQNREVFSVPGPVNSRQSRGTNLLIKQGAKLVENVEDVLEELGEKFKMGSSQGQQELLIAADPVEKALLEHLSETEEIHIDDLSILAGQTTFALLGTLLQLEMKGLIQQLPGKYFKRRF; encoded by the coding sequence GTGAATAAAAAACTTTTCAATATTATCAGGGTGCTCAGCATCCCCGGTGTTGGTCCTCGAAAAACCTTAGACCTTATCTCAGAATTTGGTTCGCTGGAAAATATCTTCTCAGTTGGTTATAAAGAGCTTACAAGAATTCCGGGCATCAAGGACAAAATTGCCCGCTCCATATTAAGTGAGCCTGATGAAGCTCTGATTGCTGGGCAGACCAAGCTGATCGACAAATTTCAAGTACAATTAATCACCCTATGGGATGATGCCTATCCTGAACAATTAAAGCAAATCTATGATCCACCCATTGCCCTGTTTTGCAGGGGTAATATTGACCTCCTGGCATCAGACAGCATTGGAGTGGTTGGCACTAGAACGCCCAGTGCTTATGGCAAGCAAATATCAAAGGAATTCAGTAGAGATCTATCCCAAAGGGGTCTCACGGTGGTTTCTGGTGCCGCCAAGGGAGTAGACACCTACGCCCATGAAGCGTGTCTGAAAGCAGGTGGACATACCATTGCTGTCCTTGGCAATGGTGTTGACAGAACTTATCCTGCTGAGAATCGACCTCTTTTTGATGAGATACAAGAAAAAGGATTGTTGATCTCAGAATTTCTCATGGGCAGCAAACCTGATGCACAAAATTTTCCGCGGCGGAATCGAATTATATCAGGCCTCAGTATGGGTACCATAGTGATTGAGGCTGCCGAACGCAGCGGTTCCCTGATTACGGCCTATTTTGCCCTGGATCAAAACCGAGAGGTCTTTTCTGTCCCTGGTCCTGTGAACAGCCGCCAGAGTCGGGGGACCAACCTTTTAATCAAACAGGGAGCCAAACTGGTTGAAAATGTGGAGGATGTTCTGGAGGAACTTGGTGAGAAATTTAAAATGGGTAGCTCCCAGGGCCAGCAAGAGCTCCTCATTGCCGCCGATCCTGTGGAAAAGGCATTGCTCGAACATCTATCAGAAACTGAAGAAATTCATATTGATGATTTGTCCATCCTGGCTGGACAGACTACCTTCGCACTTCTGGGTACCTTGCTCCAACTGGAAATGAAGGGGCTTATTCAACAATTACCCGGCAAATATTTTAAACGAAGATTTTGA
- the obgE gene encoding GTPase ObgE, whose amino-acid sequence MRFVDYVKIKVIPGKGGDGIIAFRREKFVPKGGPSGGNGGRGGSIILKVDAQLHTLQDIRYHRIYKANRGKHGEGSLRHGKKGDDVTVKVPAGTIVKDLHNGEVVADLQIDGESIVVAHGGRGGRGNAEFATPTHQAPREFEYGRDGRERDLELELKVLADVGLVGFPNAGKSTLLSRVSRAKPKIADYPFTTLTPNLGIVKSGAYSSFVMADIPGLIEGAHEGKGLGIQFLKHVERCSVLLFLVDANDEDPSESYRLLFEEVKKYSPGLIQRKRMLAITKMDSFVGVPKMSTFEPVELFPISSVSGEGLEVLIKALSTSISE is encoded by the coding sequence ATGAGATTTGTTGATTATGTAAAGATTAAGGTCATCCCAGGAAAAGGGGGAGATGGCATCATTGCCTTTCGTCGGGAAAAATTTGTTCCCAAAGGGGGTCCTTCTGGAGGGAATGGTGGGAGAGGAGGTAGTATTATCCTCAAGGTGGATGCTCAACTCCACACGCTCCAGGATATTCGCTATCATCGCATATATAAAGCCAACAGGGGTAAACACGGTGAGGGCAGTCTTCGCCATGGCAAAAAAGGGGATGATGTTACCGTTAAAGTCCCTGCTGGAACCATTGTTAAAGATTTACATAATGGTGAAGTGGTTGCAGACTTGCAAATTGATGGTGAATCCATTGTGGTCGCTCATGGCGGCCGTGGAGGTAGGGGCAATGCGGAATTTGCTACCCCAACCCATCAGGCACCTCGTGAATTCGAATATGGTCGTGACGGTCGGGAACGGGACCTGGAACTTGAGCTCAAAGTTCTGGCCGATGTGGGGCTGGTTGGATTTCCAAATGCAGGTAAATCTACTTTGCTGTCCAGGGTGTCCCGAGCCAAACCAAAGATTGCAGATTATCCATTTACCACTTTGACGCCAAATCTTGGAATTGTGAAATCAGGTGCCTATTCAAGTTTTGTAATGGCAGATATACCAGGGCTTATCGAGGGTGCTCATGAGGGGAAGGGACTTGGTATTCAGTTCCTCAAGCATGTCGAGCGCTGCAGTGTCTTGTTATTTCTGGTAGATGCTAACGATGAAGATCCATCAGAATCATATCGACTCCTTTTTGAAGAGGTAAAGAAATACAGCCCTGGATTGATTCAGCGCAAGCGGATGTTGGCAATCACCAAGATGGACTCCTTTGTAGGCGTACCAAAAATGTCAACCTTCGAGCCTGTGGAATTATTTCCCATTTCCTCTGTTTCAGGAGAAGGACTTGAGGTATTAATCAAAGCGCTCTCAACCAGTATAAGTGAATAA